One Antiquaquibacter oligotrophicus genomic region harbors:
- the drmB gene encoding DUF1998 domain-containing protein, with protein MSRSRSRSPCRRCSVQKIRHDLRLSETISPFGVGAIVDIRGESLIAPDTSWWDRRIAPEITCERLVASIGGGVLRQPPTHADRPGSDTASLLYWRFPAWRFCERCGKLSQLTRSDKGRWRNSCDCGGSLVPMRYVAVCETGSHAQDVPWFKWAHRGSDAGVTEEVRHCRAYKKLRFERSTRHGEGLASLRVSCGGCKRSRSLAELVGKDALLRDGIRCDGRQPWEREGAAAVVCESHLVAVQRGATGNYIAERVSALDIPEGTPRSLETADKIRAHDLYERLVADNGGPRSEQIAGWIAEELGATPEAVLAVALSASEDVDSPLLDLKDGEWAAFVNKIEAGHDRVGGDFVVDGWAGDGLAEEPAELRRVLAGIGQVRRVREVRALKGFRRHSPQADFVPADLDRDPRHRSVYPAIEMFGEGIFLRFDERTLSEWESDPAVRARANILIERRAQSPWAHRLDAPEPRFIALHTIAHLLIRRLAFASGYSSASLQERIYANSDRADKTAGILVYTAAGDAQGTLGGLVRLGEPRHLFPLLIAALDDADVCSNDPVCIESDRQGSSQLNLSACHGCGLISETSCETGNRLLDRQLVLGGSEVPGLLESLLRAVREDAGER; from the coding sequence ATGTCGCGGTCGAGGTCCAGGAGCCCTTGCAGGAGGTGCAGCGTGCAGAAGATCAGGCATGACCTCCGTCTATCGGAGACCATCTCGCCCTTCGGGGTCGGCGCGATCGTCGACATCCGCGGCGAGTCGCTGATCGCGCCCGATACCTCATGGTGGGATCGGCGGATCGCGCCCGAGATCACCTGCGAACGACTCGTCGCCAGTATCGGCGGGGGAGTACTGCGACAGCCGCCCACTCATGCGGATCGCCCCGGTTCCGATACAGCCAGCCTCTTGTACTGGCGATTCCCCGCGTGGCGGTTCTGCGAGCGCTGCGGGAAGTTGTCGCAGCTAACGCGGTCCGACAAGGGCCGTTGGAGGAACTCCTGCGACTGCGGCGGCTCTCTCGTCCCGATGCGGTACGTGGCCGTGTGCGAGACGGGAAGCCACGCGCAGGACGTCCCTTGGTTCAAGTGGGCGCATCGGGGAAGTGACGCGGGTGTGACCGAAGAGGTCAGGCACTGCCGGGCGTACAAGAAGCTCCGTTTCGAGCGCTCCACCCGGCATGGGGAGGGTCTCGCTTCGTTGCGCGTCAGCTGCGGCGGATGCAAGAGATCGCGCTCGTTGGCAGAGCTCGTCGGAAAAGACGCTCTGCTCCGCGACGGGATCCGCTGCGACGGTAGACAGCCGTGGGAACGCGAGGGCGCTGCCGCGGTCGTCTGCGAATCGCATCTGGTGGCGGTCCAGCGCGGAGCCACCGGCAACTACATCGCGGAACGCGTCTCCGCCCTCGACATCCCTGAGGGGACGCCGAGGTCTCTGGAGACCGCGGACAAGATCCGAGCCCACGACCTGTACGAACGGCTCGTGGCCGATAACGGCGGACCCAGGTCGGAGCAAATCGCCGGATGGATCGCGGAGGAACTGGGGGCGACTCCCGAAGCCGTACTCGCGGTCGCTCTGTCCGCCAGCGAGGATGTGGACTCGCCCCTTCTAGATCTCAAGGACGGCGAGTGGGCCGCGTTCGTGAACAAGATCGAGGCTGGACATGACCGTGTGGGCGGCGACTTCGTCGTGGACGGCTGGGCGGGCGACGGTCTTGCGGAGGAACCCGCTGAACTGCGGCGAGTGCTCGCCGGCATCGGGCAGGTCCGGCGTGTGCGCGAGGTCCGGGCGCTGAAGGGATTCCGCCGTCACAGCCCGCAAGCCGACTTCGTCCCGGCCGACCTCGACCGGGATCCGCGGCACCGCTCGGTCTATCCGGCTATCGAGATGTTCGGCGAAGGGATCTTCCTACGATTCGACGAGCGGACTCTCTCCGAGTGGGAGAGCGATCCGGCGGTACGGGCACGGGCGAACATCCTTATCGAACGCCGCGCCCAGTCGCCCTGGGCGCACCGGCTCGATGCTCCGGAGCCGCGATTCATTGCTCTCCATACCATCGCGCATCTGCTCATCCGGCGGCTGGCCTTCGCGAGCGGCTATTCCTCCGCCTCGCTCCAGGAGCGCATCTACGCGAACTCCGACCGTGCCGACAAGACGGCTGGCATCCTCGTCTACACCGCCGCCGGGGACGCGCAGGGCACGTTGGGAGGGCTGGTGCGACTGGGCGAGCCCCGTCATCTGTTCCCGCTCCTCATTGCGGCTCTCGACGACGCCGATGTGTGCTCCAACGATCCCGTATGCATCGAGAGCGACAGGCAGGGATCGTCGCAGCTCAACCTTTCCGCCTGCCACGGGTGCGGGCTGATCAGCGAGACGTCCTGCGAGACCGGCAATCGCCTCCTAGACCGCCAGCTTGTCCTCGGCGGCAGCGAGGTTCCAGGTCTTCTGGAGTCGTTGCTTCGCGCGGTCCGGGAGGATGCGGGTGAGCGTTGA
- a CDS encoding SDR family oxidoreductase, with translation MVGAMRVVVAGGTGLIGSRVAARLRSQGHEVVEASRATGVNTYTAEGLEQALAGAEVLIDVTNSGYFDERAATDFFYASTLNLLTYGRAAGVTHHVALSVVGTDRLAASEGGYFAAKAAQEQLIRDSGRQYTIVHSTQFFEFVKSIADAATVGHNVRLSRALIQPIAADDVAAFIARVAVEPPRNATIEIAGPERFRLEELVRQELGIRNDPRQVVADPLARYFGARLEEDELLPGDGAEVAATRFGEWAQARTRTTGRVGAVVPA, from the coding sequence GTGGTCGGCGCGATGAGGGTCGTGGTTGCCGGTGGCACGGGGCTGATCGGGTCGCGCGTGGCGGCGCGGCTGCGGTCGCAGGGTCACGAGGTGGTGGAGGCGTCCCGTGCGACGGGGGTGAACACGTACACGGCGGAGGGCCTGGAGCAGGCGCTCGCCGGGGCGGAGGTGCTCATCGACGTCACCAACTCCGGATACTTCGACGAGCGGGCGGCCACCGATTTCTTCTACGCCTCCACCCTCAATCTGCTTACCTACGGCAGGGCGGCGGGTGTGACCCACCACGTGGCGCTCTCCGTCGTCGGAACCGACCGTCTCGCCGCCTCCGAGGGCGGCTACTTCGCGGCGAAGGCCGCGCAGGAGCAGCTGATTCGCGACTCCGGCCGGCAGTACACGATCGTGCACTCGACCCAGTTCTTCGAGTTCGTGAAGAGCATCGCGGATGCCGCGACCGTCGGTCACAACGTGCGCCTCTCCCGCGCCCTCATCCAACCCATCGCCGCCGACGATGTGGCAGCGTTCATCGCTCGCGTCGCCGTGGAACCACCCCGCAACGCGACCATCGAGATCGCGGGCCCGGAACGCTTCCGGCTGGAGGAACTCGTGCGGCAGGAGCTGGGCATCCGGAACGACCCGCGCCAAGTGGTCGCGGACCCGCTGGCGCGCTACTTCGGTGCGCGGTTGGAGGAGGACGAGTTGCTGCCGGGGGATGGGGCGGAGGTGGCGGCGACGCGGTTCGGAGAGTGGGCGCAGGCGCGGACCAGGACGACTGGGAGGGTTGGTGCGGTAGTACCTGCTTGA
- a CDS encoding DNA cytosine methyltransferase — translation MTNRKIAVLDLFSGAGGLTAGLHQASDRFQVVRAVEWDLAAAASYEATYGAGIVYAGDIKGWLEKEYVPGSDLIIGGPPCQGFSSLGKRDVEDERNFLWMEYAHTIQKAMPKYFVLENVAEFKKSPQYSIFKDATSKGGMLQEYGFESAILNAADFGAPQARRRTVIIGYHRDLGFPGFPRPTHSSNSEGTGLRPHATVADALRGVPRRPDRDHLFEAKRTRFGAREFAGSFRPRELHWSRNYTELSLKRFAVIPAGGNRRNLEPFPELMPPCWTKHKTGSGDVMGRLHWNRPSVTIRTEFFKPEKGRYLHPEEHRAITHYEAALLQGFPSNHRFVGSRTDIARQIGNAVPIPLGAAIGRLLSSVL, via the coding sequence GTGACGAATCGCAAGATCGCCGTCCTCGACCTGTTCTCCGGTGCAGGCGGACTAACGGCTGGCCTGCACCAGGCGTCGGATCGCTTCCAGGTCGTCCGGGCCGTCGAATGGGACCTGGCGGCCGCGGCATCGTACGAGGCGACTTACGGCGCAGGAATCGTCTACGCGGGCGACATAAAGGGCTGGCTCGAGAAGGAATACGTACCGGGCTCGGACCTGATCATTGGCGGGCCTCCGTGCCAAGGATTCTCCAGTCTCGGTAAGCGGGACGTGGAAGACGAACGCAATTTCCTCTGGATGGAGTACGCACACACTATCCAGAAGGCGATGCCCAAGTACTTCGTGCTCGAAAACGTGGCCGAATTCAAGAAGTCTCCGCAATACTCGATCTTTAAGGATGCGACCTCGAAAGGGGGCATGCTGCAGGAGTACGGCTTCGAGTCGGCGATCCTCAATGCCGCGGACTTCGGCGCCCCGCAGGCGCGGCGCCGCACCGTGATAATTGGATACCACCGCGATCTCGGATTCCCCGGTTTTCCGAGACCTACACATTCGTCGAATTCCGAGGGCACCGGCCTGCGGCCCCATGCAACGGTCGCCGACGCGCTTCGAGGGGTGCCGCGCAGGCCTGATCGCGATCATCTCTTCGAGGCGAAGCGGACGCGCTTCGGGGCGAGGGAGTTCGCTGGCTCCTTCCGCCCGCGCGAACTTCATTGGAGCCGCAACTACACTGAGCTCTCACTCAAGCGCTTCGCAGTCATCCCCGCAGGTGGTAATCGCCGCAATCTCGAACCCTTCCCCGAGCTGATGCCTCCGTGCTGGACCAAGCACAAGACGGGCTCGGGCGACGTCATGGGGCGCCTTCACTGGAATCGTCCATCGGTGACGATCCGTACGGAGTTCTTCAAGCCGGAGAAAGGCCGGTACCTCCACCCAGAGGAGCATCGCGCGATCACGCACTACGAGGCGGCGCTCCTGCAAGGCTTTCCATCGAACCATCGATTCGTGGGCTCAAGAACAGATATCGCGCGGCAGATTGGCAACGCTGTGCCTATACCCCTCGGCGCAGCCATCGGGCGGCTGCTCTCGAGCGTGCTTTGA
- a CDS encoding SDR family oxidoreductase encodes MKVVVIGGTGLIGSRVVSLLGEHGHEAVAASPSSGVNAYTGEGLDVALAGADVVVDVTNSPSFADDDVMDFFTTSTTHLLAAEKAAGVGHHVALSIVGAERLPDSGYLRAKVAQEKLIRESGVPFSIVKATQFFEFVKGIADSVTVDGVVRLPHELIQPVASSEVAAAVARTAAGAPLNGVIEVGGPDALPMDDFIRAGLATQGDPRQVVADSDATYFGTKLEERSLVTGDGAQLSPLTFAEWSAR; translated from the coding sequence ATGAAGGTTGTCGTCATAGGTGGAACGGGTCTGATCGGGTCGCGCGTCGTCTCCCTCCTGGGGGAGCACGGGCATGAGGCGGTGGCGGCGTCGCCGAGTTCGGGCGTGAACGCGTACACGGGGGAGGGGCTCGACGTTGCGCTCGCCGGCGCGGACGTGGTGGTGGATGTCACCAACTCCCCGTCGTTCGCCGACGACGACGTGATGGACTTCTTCACCACCTCCACCACCCACTTGCTGGCGGCCGAGAAGGCCGCGGGGGTGGGGCATCATGTGGCCCTGTCGATCGTGGGCGCCGAGCGCCTGCCCGACAGCGGCTACCTGCGCGCCAAGGTTGCGCAGGAGAAGCTCATCCGCGAGTCGGGTGTGCCGTTTTCGATCGTCAAGGCGACCCAGTTTTTCGAGTTCGTGAAGGGCATCGCCGACTCGGTGACCGTCGACGGTGTGGTGCGGTTGCCGCACGAGCTGATTCAGCCGGTGGCGTCTTCCGAGGTGGCAGCGGCCGTGGCGCGCACCGCGGCGGGAGCTCCGCTGAACGGGGTGATCGAGGTGGGTGGGCCCGACGCGCTGCCGATGGATGATTTCATCCGCGCCGGTCTCGCCACCCAGGGTGACCCGCGCCAGGTCGTCGCCGACTCGGATGCCACCTACTTCGGCACCAAGCTGGAGGAGCGTTCGCTCGTCACCGGTGACGGCGCGCAGCTGTCGCCGCTGACATTCGCGGAGTGGTCGGCGCGATGA